A single region of the Bacillus cereus genome encodes:
- a CDS encoding 2,3-dihydro-2,3-dihydroxybenzoate dehydrogenase → MEYREFDGKTVVVTGAAQGIGMSVAKMFIERGATVVAIDQNNEGLHKLLNHYELNDGCIKTLQIDVSDSSTVEDTVERIENDLGPIDILINVAGVLRMGAVHSLSDEDWNKTFSVNTTGVFYMSRAVSKHMMLRKSGAIVTVGSNAANTPRIEMAAYAASKSATTMFMKCLGLELAAYNIRCNLVSPGSTETEMQRLLWADENGAKNIIAGSQNTYRLGIPLQKIAQPSEIAEAVLFLASDKASHITMHNLCVDGGATLGV, encoded by the coding sequence ATGGAATACAGGGAATTTGATGGGAAGACTGTTGTAGTAACAGGTGCAGCCCAAGGTATAGGTATGTCTGTAGCGAAAATGTTTATAGAGAGAGGTGCCACGGTAGTTGCTATCGATCAAAATAACGAAGGTCTTCATAAGCTTTTAAATCATTATGAATTAAATGATGGATGTATTAAGACCCTTCAAATAGATGTGAGTGACAGTTCCACTGTTGAAGATACAGTGGAACGTATTGAAAATGATTTAGGTCCTATAGATATTTTAATCAATGTTGCAGGTGTTTTACGCATGGGAGCGGTTCACTCTTTAAGTGACGAAGATTGGAATAAAACATTCTCTGTAAATACTACAGGCGTTTTCTATATGTCCCGAGCGGTAAGTAAACATATGATGTTAAGGAAGTCAGGGGCAATTGTTACAGTTGGTTCAAATGCAGCAAATACTCCGAGAATAGAGATGGCTGCGTACGCTGCATCAAAATCCGCAACGACAATGTTTATGAAATGTTTAGGGCTAGAGCTTGCAGCGTACAATATCCGTTGCAACTTAGTTTCTCCAGGTTCTACTGAAACTGAAATGCAAAGATTACTATGGGCTGATGAGAATGGAGCTAAAAATATAATTGCTGGTTCTCAAAATACATATAGACTCGGTATACCGTTACAAAAAATTGCGCAACCTTCAGAAATTGCTGAAGCAGTATTGTTTTTAGCTTCTGATAAAGCGAGTCATATTACAATGCACAATTTATGTGTCGATGGCGGAGCTACATTAGGAGTTTAA
- a CDS encoding LysE family translocator, with protein sequence MMENYFLFIIMSICLIILPGPDTAMATKNTLVAGKIGGVKTVFGTCVALLIHTLAAVIGLSALIVKSALLFSIFKYVGAVYLVYIGIKALLAVRNTEDLNTNDVPINNDNKHTSCFRQGFLTNLLNPKVAVFFLTFLPQFLNPNHNTFIQLLVMGLTYLILTVIWFAFYIFLIDKISAFMKKPKTQRYIQGVTGLVLIGFGIKLAFERNN encoded by the coding sequence ATTATGGAAAATTATTTTTTGTTTATTATTATGTCTATATGTCTTATTATTCTACCCGGTCCTGATACAGCAATGGCTACGAAAAACACATTGGTTGCTGGCAAAATCGGCGGCGTAAAAACTGTTTTTGGTACTTGTGTTGCGCTTTTAATTCACACTTTAGCTGCTGTAATTGGTCTTTCAGCACTTATTGTAAAGTCTGCTCTTTTATTTTCTATTTTTAAATATGTTGGTGCTGTATATTTAGTCTATATTGGTATTAAAGCCCTTTTAGCAGTAAGAAACACAGAAGACTTAAATACAAATGATGTTCCAATAAATAATGACAATAAACATACTTCTTGCTTTCGCCAAGGGTTTCTTACAAATTTACTAAACCCTAAGGTTGCAGTTTTCTTTTTAACTTTTTTACCACAGTTTTTAAACCCAAATCATAATACATTTATACAACTTCTCGTTATGGGACTTACTTATCTCATTTTAACAGTCATTTGGTTTGCTTTTTATATATTTTTAATTGATAAAATTAGTGCTTTTATGAAAAAACCAAAGACACAGCGTTATATTCAAGGGGTTACAGGACTCGTCTTAATTGGATTTGGTATTAAGTTAGCCTTTGAAAGAAATAATTAA
- a CDS encoding OFA family MFS transporter: MKKSSVNPWLVVLGTVIVQMGLGTIYTWSLFNQPLVSKYGWSLNAVAITFSITSLSLAFSTLFASKLQEKWGLRKLIMIAGLALGLGLILSSQASSLILLYVLAGVVVGYADGTAYITSLSNLIKWFPERKGLIAGISVSAYGTGSLIFKYINAKLIDSVGVSQAFIYWGLIVTAMIVIGACLIHQAADQGAVQETKTKEYTTKEMLGTKQVYLLFIMLFTSCMSGLYLIGMVKDIGVQLVGLSAATAANAVAMVAIFNTLGRIILGPLSDKIGRLKIVTGTFVVMATSVLVLSFVDLNYGIYFVCVASVAFCFGGNITIFPAIVGDFFGMKNHSKNYGIVYQGFGFGALAGSFIGALLGGFKPTFMVIGVLCVVSFIIALLIQAPKQKKEQEEDYRSVA; encoded by the coding sequence ATGAAAAAATCATCGGTTAATCCATGGCTTGTTGTTCTTGGCACAGTCATAGTACAAATGGGGCTTGGAACGATATATACATGGAGCTTGTTCAATCAGCCCTTAGTGAGTAAATACGGTTGGAGTCTTAACGCTGTTGCTATAACTTTCTCAATTACTAGCCTTTCTTTAGCGTTTTCAACTTTATTTGCGAGTAAATTGCAAGAAAAATGGGGACTTCGTAAACTTATTATGATAGCTGGACTAGCATTAGGACTAGGATTAATTCTTAGCTCACAAGCTTCCTCATTAATATTGCTTTATGTACTAGCAGGAGTTGTTGTAGGTTACGCAGATGGTACAGCATATATTACTTCACTATCCAATTTAATAAAGTGGTTCCCAGAGCGTAAAGGTTTAATCGCGGGTATATCTGTCTCTGCATATGGTACGGGTAGCCTAATTTTTAAATACATAAACGCAAAATTAATTGATTCAGTTGGTGTATCGCAAGCGTTTATATACTGGGGCTTAATTGTTACAGCTATGATTGTGATTGGCGCTTGTTTAATCCACCAAGCCGCTGATCAAGGTGCAGTTCAGGAAACAAAAACTAAGGAATATACAACGAAAGAAATGTTAGGCACAAAACAAGTATACTTATTATTTATTATGTTATTTACATCATGTATGAGTGGCTTATACTTAATTGGCATGGTAAAAGACATCGGTGTTCAACTTGTAGGGCTTAGCGCAGCAACAGCAGCTAATGCGGTGGCTATGGTTGCAATCTTCAATACATTAGGTCGTATCATTCTAGGACCGTTATCAGATAAAATCGGCCGTTTAAAAATCGTTACTGGTACTTTTGTTGTTATGGCGACTTCAGTCTTGGTTCTAAGTTTCGTAGATTTAAATTATGGTATCTACTTCGTCTGTGTAGCAAGTGTAGCGTTTTGCTTTGGTGGAAATATCACTATTTTCCCAGCTATTGTTGGTGATTTCTTCGGTATGAAAAACCATAGTAAAAACTACGGAATTGTGTATCAAGGATTTGGATTTGGAGCGCTCGCAGGTTCCTTTATCGGTGCACTTCTAGGTGGATTCAAACCAACCTTCATGGTGATCGGCGTATTATGTGTCGTGTCATTTATTATTGCACTTTTAATCCAAGCACCTAAGCAGAAAAAAGAACAAGAAGAAGATTATCGCAGCGTAGCGTAA
- a CDS encoding AAA family ATPase — protein sequence MRPIQLIMTAFGPYKQKEVIDFDDLGEHRIFAISGNTGAGKTTIFDAICYVLYGEASGEERSDTSMLRSQFADDNIYTSVELTFQLKGKRYEIKRQLGHKKQGNKTITGHAVELYEVINEEKVPCVDRFHVTDVNNKIEDLIGLSKHQFSQIVMLPQGEFRKLLTSETENKEEILRRIFKTDRYKLMRELLDQKRKQWKDVLQEKQKERELYFRNVFKLPIRDGALLETLIEQEHVNTHQVVEALEQETICYNAEVEQLHIEQNDKAKQLKEAAAHFHTAKAVNEKFKDLAQKNEKYSILQENRAVIEMKEKSFKHAEQAKRLLPFEQWYEEAMQHEQKSEGLLKQIIAKKEHIMNSFEVAQDKYEALKNKASERENAKKQVQRLEELQPIIASLAEKKLNLQNAEIQIGNLKEGMQKLDEQLEVHTNEKQRMSDELQQLEIALEQYVAKVEELTNMREDAKVLKQAYDVWQEKQKYEQEKEIAFHKMQLAVSAYENMERRWLSEQAGILALHLHDGESCPVCGSMDHPKKATEQSNAIDEKELNGLREKKNVAEKSHVQLEEKWNFYRVQYEQVIEEVLKRGYRAEELVETYRALVQKGKQLAAEVNALKASEETRKQIAVNIKNVEEKVEELQKQKREVETIQHRTEMECMQLRTSYEHDKQNIPESLQTVQAWKVQFDQALQELRLMEDEWEKVQEAYQHWQNENIRIQAEHDSASNQFNSAKEKKEETFTRFMKELEQSGFTDQLTYTAAKLNGAEMDKLQQEIQSYYASLEVLTKQIEELKVELKDKEYMDISSLDEQVKELEINLDIIKEKRQRAHNAVAYITDLHENIKRIDEQIHEEEKAFQELVDLYEVMKGDNDSRISFERYILIEYLEQIVQIANERLRKLSNGQFYLKRSERVEKRNRQSGLGLDVYDAYTGQTRDVKTLSGGEKFNASLCLALGMADVIQAYEGGISIETMFIDEGFGSLDEESLTKAVDTLIDLQKSGRFIGVISHVQELKNAMPAVLEVTKQKDGCSQTRFVVK from the coding sequence ATGAGACCGATTCAGCTAATTATGACAGCATTTGGACCCTATAAACAGAAAGAAGTAATTGATTTTGATGATCTTGGAGAGCATCGTATCTTCGCCATTTCTGGTAATACAGGGGCCGGAAAAACAACGATTTTTGATGCGATTTGTTACGTATTATATGGAGAAGCTAGTGGAGAAGAGCGTAGTGATACAAGCATGCTTCGTAGTCAATTTGCTGATGATAATATTTATACAAGTGTGGAATTAACCTTTCAATTAAAAGGGAAAAGATATGAAATAAAACGACAACTTGGTCATAAAAAACAAGGGAATAAAACAATTACAGGACATGCAGTTGAATTATATGAAGTAATTAATGAAGAAAAGGTTCCTTGTGTTGATCGTTTTCATGTAACGGATGTAAATAATAAAATTGAAGATTTAATTGGATTAAGTAAACATCAGTTTAGCCAAATAGTAATGTTACCGCAAGGAGAGTTCCGAAAACTATTAACGTCTGAAACAGAAAATAAAGAAGAGATTTTACGTCGTATTTTTAAAACAGATCGTTATAAGTTAATGCGTGAGTTACTAGACCAAAAACGGAAACAATGGAAAGACGTCTTACAAGAAAAACAAAAAGAACGAGAGCTATATTTCCGTAATGTTTTTAAATTACCAATACGTGATGGAGCATTGTTAGAGACATTAATAGAGCAAGAGCATGTAAATACACATCAAGTTGTAGAGGCATTAGAACAAGAAACAATTTGCTACAATGCAGAGGTTGAGCAATTACACATAGAACAAAATGACAAAGCAAAACAATTAAAAGAAGCAGCGGCACATTTTCATACAGCAAAAGCTGTAAATGAGAAATTCAAAGATTTAGCACAAAAGAATGAGAAATACAGTATTTTACAAGAAAACCGTGCAGTAATCGAAATGAAAGAAAAATCTTTTAAACATGCGGAACAGGCGAAGCGATTATTACCATTTGAGCAATGGTATGAGGAAGCGATGCAACATGAACAGAAGTCTGAAGGTTTGTTAAAACAGATAATCGCAAAAAAAGAACATATAATGAACAGTTTTGAAGTTGCTCAGGATAAATATGAAGCATTAAAGAATAAGGCATCTGAGCGAGAAAACGCTAAAAAACAAGTTCAAAGACTAGAAGAGTTACAACCAATTATTGCATCATTGGCTGAGAAAAAGTTAAATTTGCAAAATGCTGAAATTCAAATAGGGAATTTAAAAGAAGGTATGCAAAAGTTAGATGAACAACTAGAAGTGCATACAAATGAAAAACAAAGAATGTCTGACGAATTACAGCAATTAGAAATAGCGCTTGAACAATATGTAGCTAAAGTAGAAGAACTAACGAATATGCGAGAAGATGCAAAAGTATTAAAGCAGGCATATGATGTATGGCAAGAAAAACAAAAATACGAGCAAGAAAAAGAAATTGCGTTTCATAAGATGCAACTGGCAGTTAGTGCGTATGAAAATATGGAACGCCGCTGGTTAAGTGAACAAGCTGGTATATTGGCTCTTCATTTACATGATGGTGAATCTTGTCCAGTATGTGGTAGTATGGATCATCCGAAAAAAGCTACAGAGCAAAGTAATGCAATTGATGAAAAAGAGTTAAATGGGTTAAGAGAAAAGAAAAACGTTGCGGAAAAATCGCATGTTCAATTAGAAGAAAAGTGGAATTTCTATCGAGTTCAATATGAACAAGTGATAGAAGAAGTGTTAAAGCGAGGCTATCGCGCAGAAGAATTAGTAGAAACGTATAGGGCGCTCGTTCAAAAAGGAAAGCAATTAGCAGCAGAAGTTAATGCGTTAAAAGCAAGTGAAGAAACGCGTAAGCAAATTGCTGTGAATATAAAAAACGTAGAAGAAAAAGTAGAAGAACTCCAGAAACAAAAGCGTGAAGTAGAAACAATACAGCACCGTACTGAAATGGAATGTATGCAGCTTCGTACGTCATATGAACATGATAAGCAAAATATTCCGGAAAGCTTGCAAACGGTACAAGCTTGGAAAGTACAGTTTGACCAAGCTCTGCAAGAACTAAGGTTAATGGAAGATGAATGGGAGAAAGTACAAGAAGCGTATCAACATTGGCAAAATGAAAATATACGTATTCAAGCAGAACATGATAGTGCTTCTAATCAATTTAATAGTGCAAAAGAGAAGAAAGAAGAGACTTTCACACGCTTTATGAAAGAGCTAGAACAAAGTGGATTTACAGATCAATTAACATATACAGCAGCTAAATTAAATGGTGCTGAGATGGATAAGTTACAACAAGAAATCCAAAGTTACTACGCGTCTCTAGAAGTACTTACAAAACAAATTGAAGAATTAAAGGTAGAATTAAAAGATAAAGAGTATATGGACATTTCTTCATTAGATGAGCAAGTGAAGGAATTGGAAATTAACCTTGATATTATTAAAGAAAAACGACAACGTGCTCATAATGCCGTAGCATATATTACGGATTTACATGAAAACATTAAACGAATTGATGAACAAATTCATGAGGAAGAAAAAGCATTCCAAGAACTTGTTGATTTATATGAAGTAATGAAAGGGGATAACGATAGTCGTATATCCTTTGAACGTTACATCTTAATTGAGTATCTAGAACAAATCGTTCAAATCGCAAACGAACGATTACGTAAATTATCAAATGGACAATTTTATTTAAAACGAAGTGAGCGAGTTGAAAAGAGAAACCGTCAAAGTGGATTAGGCTTAGATGTATATGACGCATACACAGGTCAAACCCGAGATGTAAAAACATTATCTGGCGGTGAGAAATTTAACGCATCACTTTGCTTAGCACTTGGAATGGCAGACGTAATCCAAGCATATGAAGGTGGTATTTCCATCGAAACGATGTTTATCGATGAAGGATTCGGCTCATTAGATGAAGAGTCATTAACGAAGGCGGTTGACACCCTAATTGACTTACAAAAATCAGGCCGCTTTATCGGTGTAATTTCACACGTTCAAGAACTGAAAAATGCAATGCCAGCTGTATTAGAAGTAACGAAGCAGAAGGATGGGTGTAGTCAGACGAGGTTTGTGGTGAAGTAA
- a CDS encoding YkvS family protein — protein MKANVGDTILFQRSNLKITGSVLKLYTESVLVEVTDVSGGTFEFDRTIVNHKNYKILNANK, from the coding sequence ATGAAAGCAAACGTAGGGGATACTATACTATTTCAACGAAGTAACTTAAAGATTACAGGATCTGTACTAAAACTATACACTGAATCGGTCTTAGTTGAAGTTACAGATGTGAGCGGTGGTACTTTTGAATTTGACCGAACAATTGTAAATCATAAAAACTATAAAATTTTAAATGCAAATAAATAA
- a CDS encoding DUF2584 family protein: MKFEMHTKIISNEKEVRLHIEDNLFQLNLDGYHLFTVQEILPLYKSNEERIGSAIVQKLEWENGKTTLNYQLVSLQSVN; this comes from the coding sequence ATGAAATTTGAGATGCACACAAAAATTATTTCAAATGAAAAAGAAGTAAGATTACATATAGAAGATAATTTATTCCAATTAAATTTAGATGGTTATCATCTATTTACTGTTCAAGAAATATTGCCTTTATATAAATCAAACGAAGAAAGAATCGGTAGTGCAATTGTCCAAAAGTTAGAATGGGAGAACGGAAAAACTACACTAAACTATCAGCTCGTTTCACTACAATCAGTAAACTAA
- a CDS encoding enoyl-CoA hydratase/isomerase family protein — MTEHVLFSVSENGVAFITLNRPKALNSLSYDMLKPIGQKLKEWEQDDQITVIVLKGAGTKGFCAGGDIKTLYEARSNEIALQHAEQFFEEEYEIDTFIYQYKKPIIACLDGIVMGGGVGLTNGAKYRIVTERTKWAMPEMNIGFFPDVGAAYFLNKAPGSTGRYVALTASILKAPDVLYINAADYFMTSDSLPNFLTALENVNWNKEDVHTHLKEVIRTFATTPNLDGNLSSSLEEINSHFAFDTIEGIIQSLEKDPSSFAQATKEKLLSKSPVSLKVTLKQFIDGQEKSVEECFATDLILAKNFMRHEDFFEGVRSVVVDKDQNPNYKYKQLSDVSEEDVNRFFNLLNA; from the coding sequence ATGACTGAACACGTTTTATTTTCTGTTAGCGAAAACGGCGTTGCATTTATTACTTTAAACCGTCCAAAAGCACTTAATTCTTTATCCTATGACATGTTAAAACCAATTGGGCAAAAACTTAAAGAATGGGAACAAGATGATCAGATTACAGTTATCGTTTTAAAAGGAGCTGGAACGAAAGGTTTTTGTGCAGGTGGCGACATTAAAACGCTATACGAAGCACGTTCAAATGAGATTGCATTACAGCATGCAGAACAATTTTTTGAAGAAGAATATGAAATTGATACATTTATTTATCAATATAAAAAACCAATTATCGCTTGTTTAGATGGAATCGTAATGGGCGGTGGTGTTGGTCTGACAAATGGAGCTAAATATCGAATAGTAACAGAGCGTACGAAGTGGGCAATGCCTGAAATGAACATCGGTTTCTTTCCAGATGTCGGTGCTGCTTATTTCTTAAATAAAGCTCCAGGATCTACTGGCCGATATGTCGCTTTAACAGCATCCATTTTAAAAGCTCCTGATGTATTATATATAAACGCTGCTGATTATTTTATGACATCAGATTCATTACCAAATTTCCTTACCGCACTTGAAAATGTAAATTGGAATAAAGAAGATGTACATACTCATTTAAAAGAAGTTATTCGTACATTTGCAACTACTCCAAACTTAGATGGCAATCTTTCTTCTTCATTAGAAGAAATTAATTCGCATTTTGCATTCGATACAATTGAGGGAATCATTCAATCGTTAGAGAAAGATCCAAGCTCCTTTGCCCAAGCAACGAAAGAAAAGCTATTATCAAAATCCCCTGTTTCATTAAAAGTAACATTAAAACAGTTTATCGATGGCCAAGAAAAGTCAGTTGAAGAGTGTTTCGCGACAGACCTTATACTCGCTAAAAACTTCATGCGACATGAAGATTTCTTTGAAGGAGTACGCTCCGTTGTAGTTGATAAAGATCAAAATCCAAATTATAAATATAAACAATTAAGTGATGTTTCAGAAGAAGATGTAAATCGTTTCTTTAACTTACTTAACGCCTAA
- a CDS encoding CoA-acylating methylmalonate-semialdehyde dehydrogenase, protein MITTEIKRVKNHINGEWVESTGTEVEAVPNPATGKIIAYVPLSPKEDVEKAVEAAKAAYEKWSKVPVPNRSRQLYKYLQLLQENKDELAKIITLENGKTLTDATGEVQRGIEAVELATSAPNLMMGQALPNIASGIDGSIWRYPIGVVAGITPFNFPMMIPLWMFPLAIACGNTFVLKTSERTPLLAERLVELFYEAGFPKGVLNLVQGGKDVVNSILENKDIQAVSFVGSEPVARYVYETGTKHGKRVQALAGAKNHAIVMPDCNLEKTVQGVIGSAFASSGERCMACSVVAVVDEIADEFIDVLVAETKKLKVGDGFNEDNYVGPLIRESHKERVLGYINSGVADGATLLVDGRKINEEVGEGYFVGATIFDGVNQEMKIWQDEIFAPVLSVVRVKDLEEGIKLTNQSKFANGAVIYTSNGKHAQTFRDNIDAGMIGVNVNVPAPMAFFAFAGNKASFFGDLGTNGTDGVQFYTRKKVVTERWF, encoded by the coding sequence ATGATTACAACTGAAATTAAACGAGTAAAAAATCATATTAATGGTGAGTGGGTTGAATCAACAGGTACGGAAGTAGAAGCAGTTCCGAATCCAGCGACTGGAAAAATTATTGCTTACGTTCCACTATCTCCAAAAGAGGATGTTGAAAAGGCTGTTGAAGCTGCAAAAGCGGCATACGAAAAATGGTCTAAAGTACCAGTTCCGAATCGTTCAAGACAATTATATAAATATTTACAGCTTTTACAAGAAAACAAAGATGAGCTTGCAAAAATCATTACACTTGAAAACGGTAAAACACTAACGGATGCAACTGGTGAAGTGCAGCGTGGTATTGAAGCAGTAGAACTTGCAACATCAGCACCAAATTTAATGATGGGACAAGCTCTTCCGAATATTGCTAGCGGAATTGATGGGTCGATTTGGCGCTATCCAATCGGTGTTGTTGCTGGTATTACACCGTTTAACTTCCCAATGATGATTCCATTATGGATGTTCCCACTTGCAATTGCTTGCGGTAATACATTCGTATTAAAAACATCTGAAAGAACGCCACTTTTAGCAGAGCGACTTGTAGAGTTATTCTATGAAGCTGGTTTCCCAAAAGGTGTATTAAATTTAGTACAAGGCGGAAAAGATGTTGTAAATAGCATTTTAGAAAATAAAGATATTCAAGCTGTTTCATTCGTTGGATCTGAGCCGGTAGCTCGTTACGTATATGAAACAGGTACGAAACATGGAAAACGTGTACAAGCGTTAGCAGGTGCGAAAAACCATGCGATTGTAATGCCAGATTGCAATCTTGAAAAAACAGTACAAGGTGTAATTGGATCTGCGTTTGCAAGTAGTGGAGAGCGCTGCATGGCATGTTCTGTTGTAGCAGTAGTAGATGAAATTGCTGATGAATTCATCGATGTACTAGTAGCAGAGACGAAAAAGCTAAAAGTAGGTGACGGTTTCAACGAAGATAATTATGTTGGACCATTAATCCGTGAATCTCATAAAGAACGTGTTTTAGGCTATATTAATAGTGGTGTAGCAGATGGAGCAACTTTACTAGTAGATGGCCGTAAAATCAATGAAGAAGTTGGGGAAGGTTACTTTGTTGGTGCAACGATCTTTGATGGTGTAAATCAAGAAATGAAAATTTGGCAAGATGAAATTTTCGCTCCAGTATTAAGTGTTGTAAGAGTTAAAGATCTAGAAGAAGGTATCAAACTGACAAATCAATCGAAATTTGCGAATGGTGCTGTTATTTATACTTCAAATGGTAAGCATGCACAAACATTCCGTGATAACATCGATGCTGGTATGATCGGTGTAAACGTTAATGTTCCAGCACCAATGGCATTCTTCGCATTTGCAGGAAACAAAGCTTCATTCTTTGGAGATCTTGGTACAAATGGTACGGATGGCGTTCAATTTTATACACGCAAAAAAGTCGTAACTGAGCGTTGGTTTTAA
- a CDS encoding ArsR/SmtB family transcription factor, translating to MTTYTSEIKKSLVTEEDVDILKIMAHPIRLQIVNELSARKTCNVTQLTEILNIPQSTVSQHLSKMKGKVLRAERRGLEIYYYINNLKASKIVSVLGYIN from the coding sequence ATGACAACATATACGAGCGAGATAAAAAAAAGTTTAGTAACTGAAGAAGATGTGGATATTTTAAAAATAATGGCGCATCCAATACGATTACAAATCGTAAATGAATTAAGTGCACGTAAAACTTGTAATGTAACACAATTAACGGAAATATTAAATATTCCTCAATCGACTGTTTCGCAGCATTTATCAAAAATGAAAGGTAAAGTGTTAAGAGCTGAGAGAAGAGGGCTAGAAATTTATTATTACATTAATAATTTAAAAGCAAGCAAGATTGTTAGTGTTTTAGGATATATAAACTAA
- a CDS encoding exonuclease SbcCD subunit D: MKFFHTADWHLGKLVHGVYMTEDQKIVLDQFVQAVEEEKPDAVIIAGDLYDRAIPPTEAVDLLNDVLQKIVIELQTPVIAVAGNHDSPDRIHFGSNLMKKQGLHIVGQFQFPYNPVVLNDEYGEVHFHLIPYADPSIVRHILKNEDVRSHDDAMRIFMNELSETMDKEARHVFVGHAFVTSSGEAEENTSDAERPLSIGGAEYVNSHYFDKFHYTALGHLHQAHFVRNETIRYSGSPLAYSISEEKHKKGYYIVELDENGETTIEKRLLTPRRKMRTVEAKIDDLLHHPLNEDYVFVKLLDENPVLQPMEKIRSVYPNAMHVERSIQRREFTDENEVTISRHKTDDLSLLKAFYKEMKGLELSAEKERLFIEVLQTVQEREGERG; encoded by the coding sequence ATGAAGTTTTTTCATACAGCGGATTGGCATTTAGGTAAGCTTGTTCATGGTGTATATATGACTGAAGATCAAAAAATTGTGTTAGATCAGTTTGTACAAGCTGTTGAAGAAGAAAAACCGGATGCTGTAATTATTGCAGGAGATTTATATGACCGAGCAATTCCACCTACAGAAGCAGTAGACTTATTAAATGATGTATTACAAAAGATAGTTATTGAGTTACAAACACCAGTAATCGCAGTTGCAGGAAACCACGATAGTCCGGACCGTATACATTTTGGTAGTAATTTAATGAAAAAACAAGGATTACATATTGTTGGACAATTTCAGTTTCCATATAATCCTGTTGTTTTAAATGATGAATACGGAGAGGTTCATTTCCATCTCATTCCGTATGCGGATCCAAGTATTGTTAGACATATATTGAAAAATGAAGATGTTCGTTCTCATGATGATGCGATGCGTATTTTTATGAATGAACTTTCTGAAACGATGGATAAAGAAGCGAGACATGTATTTGTAGGACATGCATTTGTAACTTCTTCAGGAGAGGCAGAGGAAAATACAAGTGATGCGGAACGACCACTTTCAATTGGTGGAGCTGAATATGTAAATAGCCATTATTTTGATAAGTTTCATTACACGGCGCTTGGTCATTTACATCAAGCGCATTTTGTACGTAATGAGACAATTCGTTATTCAGGTTCGCCACTCGCCTATTCTATCTCTGAAGAAAAACATAAAAAAGGATATTATATTGTGGAACTGGATGAAAATGGTGAAACAACAATTGAAAAGCGTTTACTTACACCACGTCGTAAAATGCGTACAGTAGAAGCGAAAATAGATGATTTATTGCATCATCCATTAAATGAGGATTATGTATTTGTGAAATTATTAGACGAAAATCCAGTCTTGCAGCCAATGGAAAAAATACGTTCTGTATACCCAAATGCAATGCATGTTGAAAGATCTATTCAAAGACGAGAGTTCACAGATGAAAATGAAGTAACTATTTCAAGACATAAAACGGATGATTTATCACTTTTAAAAGCCTTTTATAAAGAAATGAAAGGGTTAGAGTTATCAGCAGAGAAAGAACGTCTATTTATAGAGGTATTACAAACAGTGCAAGAACGGGAAGGTGAACGAGGATGA